The Persephonella atlantica region AGACGGAAAGTTAGAGATTTTATTAATCAGGGTAAAAAACAGATGGAGTTTTCCAAAAGGAAATATAGAAAGAGGAGAACCAAAAGACAAAGCAGCTCTGAGAGAAGTAAAAGAAGAGACAGGAGTTGATGCAGAAATTGTTGAGTATCTTGGAGAGGTTGATTACTGGTACAGCATGGAGCTTTACAGGATACATAAGTTTGTTTACTACTATCTTATGAGATACACAGGAGGAGAGATAACTCCTCAGAAAGAAGAAATAGACGAAGCAAAGTTTATACCCATTGAAGAAGTAGAAAGTTTGCTCACCTATCCTACTGATAAAAAGATATTTGAAAGGGCATTAAAGGTTTTAGAAAAGATAGGTGAGGTTTGATGTACCTATTTGCAAAAACATTTTTTAGTTTTTCAAGTAAACTCAGCAGAGAAACTGCACTGGAATTAGGTGAGAAAATAGGTTCAACCTTCTGGAGATTGGGGTACAGAAAAA contains the following coding sequences:
- a CDS encoding NUDIX hydrolase; this encodes METKWEFSAGGVVYRKTEDGKLEILLIRVKNRWSFPKGNIERGEPKDKAALREVKEETGVDAEIVEYLGEVDYWYSMELYRIHKFVYYYLMRYTGGEITPQKEEIDEAKFIPIEEVESLLTYPTDKKIFERALKVLEKIGEV